In Emys orbicularis isolate rEmyOrb1 chromosome 16, rEmyOrb1.hap1, whole genome shotgun sequence, a genomic segment contains:
- the SELENOM gene encoding selenoprotein M yields the protein MRRLLLLLAGLLAPLRAYEPDWGKLQGLARGKVETCGGUWLSRLKEVKAFVTEDIPLYHNLVMKHLPGADPELVLVSFRYEELERIPLSDMSREEINQLVQELGFYHKEAPDAPVPEEFQLAPARPLPTLQAKEQSPGAPSPPAPAAKSEPPRKPGNQEHPDL from the exons ATGCGccgcctgctcctgctgctggccgggctGCTGGCGCCGCTGCGCGCCTACGAGCCGGACTGGgggaagctgcaggggctggcccggggcaagGTGGAG ACCTGCGGAGGATGATGGCTGAGCCGCCTGAAGGAG GTGAAGGCCTTTGTCACCGAGGACATCCCTCTGTA CCACAACCTGGTGATGAAGCATCTCCCCGGAGCCGACCCTGAGCTTGTGCTGGTCAGCTTCCGATACGAGGAGCTGGAG AGAATTCCCCTGAGTGACATGAGCCGGGAGGAGATTAACCAGCTGGTGCAGGAGCTGGGATTTTACCACAAGGAGGCACCTGATGCCCCGGTGCCTGAGGAGTTCCAGCTCGCCCCAGCCAGGCCTCTGCCCACCCTGCAAGCgaaggagcagagccctggagcaccctcccccccagctcccgcaGCCAAGAGCGAGCCCCCCAGGAAGCCTGGCAACCAGGAACACCCAGATCTATAG